The Asterias rubens chromosome 14, eAstRub1.3, whole genome shotgun sequence DNA segment tgtgaacttttatttttttttttccctgtaccgaaagggtaagaaaaaaaaaaggataggtacctcttagtttattacaatgtataaataaacaaaatagctttcaCTTATGAAAATATCAGGGTCCGAATTTCAGACTTACAAATGGTCTACATAATAAAGAATATGCCTTAATTAtccatttttcttttcttttcttttaaggAAGGGTATGTgtaattctgtatttattttccttacttcttgcttttttataattgttttttctcCGTTTTTTCtccgttaatgttctgtcttgtgctattgtaacttgtttgttgtaccttgtattggtcgaataaataataataataataataatttggtcttaaaaaaaaaatgactagaGCGTGGCGAACGTACTTGCTACCATAGGAAATGCACTGGTGCTCACTGCTGAGCTATGTATCAAGCCTTTGTTGGCAGTCACTGTtcgttcaggggtgccagtcagaagctgtTCAAACTTAGAGCAAAGTTGAGGGTGCTCAatggttttaattattttaaggtTGACTATttgcactcgaacccaggctggtcgactattggttgactactgtggtcgactaTTTGGAACTAGCCTCaagaccatggtttcttcactggtcccaacagcatgttccattctaataTGTGTAAAGGGCTGAGAGGAAGGAAtgacactatagcgaaaaggcggaaggttgactagacttccaaatgagtcGTTCGAGTGAATGCGTCACTGCGCACGTTGCTGGTCAACTACGGATCAACTAAATGTGTCCACTTGAACTTGCTCTACAGCTGTTAATTTGCCAGGGAACatacccaagtttacaatacaatctGGAATGCAGCAggagagggatcaccttaacgGGACGTGATCACTTCTTTTTTAAACGGGATGTACCCTCTGATGTCTTTGCAAAAAGCCAGCCAAATGCGGCCGAGCAGTCATGACAAAGCTTTGAACGAAGGAGGGTAAACAATTGGAGGTTTTTACACATGTATGATTGTGTGAAAACTGCATCtgatattttattattgtttctttttatcTTTACAGGGGTCCAGGAGCTGGCTACGAAGACTCTTAGTGTACAGTCAAAGAGATACTACATAGATGTCAAACAAAACAGACGAGGGAAGTTTGTCAAGATCGCTGAGGTACAGTATGAACTTCTAGGTGGTttaacattttcattttcacgtgtaaacgccgcgtcgcctaaaatgcgcacttcactgaataaggcacagtgacattgcccaccaaatggcgcatccaagattattctgatgatgacattaggtgaattgggtcaatattctaccaccacggagtagattaccagattgttcgggagacttctcagttctgaaaagaactatcctgctttttaactactgcctgggcggaaggtactgtatagaaaattggctgggactactactttagcttatattaggatcgttattaactgcactaccacggagtgagttcttaaattggtctcaacgtttcgactagcttgctctagtcatcttcagCAGACTGTGACTGGGcttaacaatgtttttgttgtgttgttgttttaggTTGGAGCGAGTGGCAGTAAGAGCAGGTTAACCCTTGCCATGTCCGCAGCTGCCACTTTACGTGATCACATGACAGAGTTTAGCGAGCACTACGCCCAGCTCGGTCCTCCCAACCCGGACAACCCCCCAGAGGACGGTAGACTCAAGAGTGAAGTCATCATCAATGAGAACAGACGCTACTACCTTGATCTGAAAGAAAATGCTAGGGGAAGATTTTTAAAGGTAAGTGGGACTTAGAAGTCTGACAGTATCTCTCTTAGTGCAAAAAGTGGCGGGCGAAAGTGATTGTGTTTaggacttaaagacagtggacattatatAACTGActtacagatccttgtcatttgattggtggaacttacttcacgtgacattcactattactccctattcgcccatggggaatagcatttcccattcaacagttaggataaTCTTTGTCCCAAtttttttgagcagtacagcgccgccgcgctgCTGCttaaacaaaggagcacctgtgcaaaaggatGTGATctgatttgtgcattgttgcagCTACGTGGCACTATATGACTTTTGGTTGTCAGCAATTTCtatgatttttcaaaatgttttccttttaaaatacatcaaatgacaaggatctatgtcagttatataaaaaaaatattgagtggctttaattcgtggaatggaaggaatattgtcgctcggtaaaatttggactgttccatttcactcggcttcgcctcgtgaaatggaacagtccaaattttaccttgcgataatattcctcccattcctcTCTGAGCCACTCagtatttgtatattattggtagttgtcaaagaccagtcttctcacttggtgtttctcaacagaatgcataaaataacaaacctatgaaaatttggacgagttggtctataaaaagcgttagTAGCCTaactctgcgaactaacacaatTTTGACggccataaatggctgaccgtgctGGTCGACGAGTTAAAAGGAAAAATGTGCATTTTCGAGTCATGTTTtggtggatcattgtattctacttttaaaagatctttatatccatatatgcattttataacaaacgcttacaaacacttttctaagaccaactcgaccgatccaaggcaacgtgtttctttaactcaatttcaaatttaaaagcTATTGTAAACTACGTTTGTAGATTCCAGTATGAATTTGATTCTTGTCTTTATAAACACCTGGTccagtaaacaaaaatgttgttctgTGAATTTGGACCAAgtggttattttgtttatctttgttATTACCCTGCAGGTTTCCCAGACAATAAACAGAGCGCGGCGTACTCAGATTGCCCTCCCTGCCCAAGGATTAGTGGAATTCAAAAATGCACTCACAGAACTCTTAGATGAGTTTGGTACGGAGAATGGAGCAGGTGAGTCAAGACATACTATCTCtcaaattcacatttatttatacacctgggtaaAGGGTTTGAGGTACTCTTTGTTACACAGAGTGACACAAACACagagtccacagatttacatcaaacttacacagtttgaagaaaatgagagtagaaagcttcccttaaaatattactagcagaggtgctttagtttttgataaatgagtaaaacaatataacaaaaattatttatccGTCTCAGTTTTAACATAGGCCTAATAAAACGTATTAACCGTATTTTCTCAGTTCTGTAATTTTACAGAACTGAGAACatctggttaatacgttttgtTAGGCCTACATGCTAAAAGTGAGAcagaaacaattttaaaaaactttttgaaTCCAAAAGTCTATTCTGCAGTAGTGTTGAAGTTTCCCTTTTCCCAGTTGTTGAATAAATAGCCAGTTAGGTTCTCAAAtaaacataatctacccagaaAGTAGAtactcacatggtgttaccataaACCATTAATACCTCAAACCAACGTATTTATTTACTTGACCAGTTATGATTTGTCAATCTAATAGCTGAAGGCCAACCGGAGCTGCCAGAGAACCGTTTTATTAGAGTCGAAAACAAGAACTTCTACTTTGATATCGGCAACAACTACAGAGGTATCTTCATGCGCGTTAGTGAAGTACAGGTAGGCAGTAATTCTGATTTGAGGCGTGCCATCGCACACCTAAAACCTTTCCCAGGAGTGCCAACAATCACACGCCTGAATCCCTGAAAACGCACGCCTCCCATTCACTTTGGATTTACCCATAATGACcaatttcacctgacgtcatcatcagaaaaatcttgaatacgccatactggtgggcaatttcactgtgcgtttataactctatgcatagagtatgctgtgcgttatgcagtgaagtgcgcatttttgaCGACGCgacgttaatacacgtaaacctaacttgcccaccaacatggtgagcgtgggggacgcacgtgcaaggggtcagtacactgatgtgtgtcagcactgtgcactcagtacttacccaagttctctgaaaaaaaaatcaaaggcatTTTACtcagttgggattcgaacccagaacctttgcaattctagagcagtatcaTATCAACTAtggaccactgagattgcccggtggctagaggcagttcaaatcttTTGATTTAGCAGCGAGTACTGCTAGTGATTTCATATTATGTTAATTTATTATTcttcagcagggtgtgggtttgaatcccaagctgtgacacttgtgtccttaaaggaacacgttgccttggattggacgagttggtctattaaaagcgtttgtaacctttttttttaataaaatgcttatggttggaaagatgttttaaaagtagaatacaatgatccacgcaagtttgcctcgaaattgtgtggttttcctgttactgtgcgaactaacacggtcggccatttatgggagtaaaaattttgacccccataaatggccgaccgtgttcgtcgacgaggtaaaaggaaaccgtgcaatttcgaggcatgtttgtgtggatcattgtattctacttttacaacatctttctacccatatgcattttataaaaacggttacaaacgcttttcaaagacaaactcgaccgatccaaggcaacgtgttcctttaagcaagacttcggatgggacgtaaagccgttggtcccaaaaaaaaccagtgcacttatcgtaaagagaaggggtccgccccggtgttcctggctgtggctgctgtatgggccgtagcaccttgtaaacccttataaggtgctaaaatACTTGGTCTCCAAATAAATCACTGCAaatacctatctttctgaaagtttgtatatatacatgtatactcagcgccttgagtaccttgtttggtagatacatgtacgtgcgctatataagactttgatattactattattattcatatttgACGTTCTCAGCCACGCAATCAGTACCGTACATCCATCACCATCCCCGAGCGGTCATGGTCTCGTTTTCGTGACATCTTCACCGATTACGTGGACAAGATGAAGGACCTACGAGCCGCCCCGACCGAAGAGGACGATCCCGATCAGGATCAAGGCGACATCGAGGGGGAAGGGGACGAGGAGTAAAACCTTGCCGCTGTTGTATTCAGCTATGTTCATCTTGTAAGTACACCACACCCTAACGGGTGTCGACTGGGTGTAAAGATATAATGGAGTGGGAAAGGGGGTATCGTTCGGGTATGAGCTTGGAGAGATTTGCTATAATGGGCGTAATGATTGGGATAAGGCGTATCTGTAGGACTGTGCATTACATGATGGGCGTAATGAGTGGGTAACTATAGGCGTGTCTATAGGACTGTGCGTTAAATGATGGGCGTAATGATTGGGATAAGGCTGCAGTACATGACGGGCGTAATGAGTGGGTAACTAAAGGTGTATCTATAGCACTGTGCAGTAATTGATGGGCATTGGGGCCTGCTATAGACAGATCTTTCTAGGGTGTTGCGGTTATGAAGGGAAGACAGTCTATGACTGGATGTACTTGGAGTTTTGTAGGGGGAGTCGGGGAACCAGAGAGGTCTGTCTATCGGCTGCATGGTCAGGAGATTGAGCTGCTACAGTGTTGTAATGTTAGAGTTGTTGGGTTGGATCGGCAAACATGATGTTTTATTTCATGGGATTGGTCTATGGTATCAAGAGATCCGAGTGTACACCGTTATGGAAAACTGGATTGTGCAGTTCGTTGATTGCGCAGTTCCTGGATCGCGCAGCTCCTTGATCGAGCTGCCGAAACGCTTTGAGGGTGTAATTAGTAGGCTAATGGGGGTGTATTAGCAAGATTGGAATAACGATACACATGCATTTGGCAGTTTGTTTGGTAATCAACCCAGCAAGGTACCACTCTACAGCATACTGGAGATACTTGGTTGGAGTTCTAACCAATCACCGTTCAGAATCAAGGACAGCATGACTTGTGAGCCAACTGGAACGCTTAAGAAGGAAAGAAGCTGCAACACTGGATCTTTAAGGATATAGCAGTTTGGTAAGCATTTTA contains these protein-coding regions:
- the LOC117299692 gene encoding transcriptional activator protein Pur-beta-like; translated protein: MSDRESTEDQSQGQGVQELATKTLSVQSKRYYIDVKQNRRGKFVKIAEVGASGSKSRLTLAMSAAATLRDHMTEFSEHYAQLGPPNPDNPPEDGRLKSEVIINENRRYYLDLKENARGRFLKVSQTINRARRTQIALPAQGLVEFKNALTELLDEFGTENGAAEGQPELPENRFIRVENKNFYFDIGNNYRGIFMRVSEVQPRNQYRTSITIPERSWSRFRDIFTDYVDKMKDLRAAPTEEDDPDQDQGDIEGEGDEE